Within the Gossypium raimondii isolate GPD5lz chromosome 12, ASM2569854v1, whole genome shotgun sequence genome, the region AGTTGATTAATTGGACGGCAGCCATTGCATTTCTCTCATAAAAATGTGGACTCGCCCTGCCTCACCTCTGTTTCCTTCATAATCGAGACTCGAAGATACCTATGGCGTGATTAGTTGTACTggctaataaaaataatgatgatgatgcagAAATCAGCTTCAAGTTCCTAGCTTTGTGATTAAAATAGGATATATGGAAGGTTAGAAGTATGGCTAAAAAATTTGTGGATTATATTTCAGGTAATGGGAACCTTATCTGATGAGACCTTTAACATGGGAATAAGTTCCTCATCAAATGCATATAAAGTTGGAATTAGGAATCTAGATATATATTAGGGATCCAAATTGAACCCAAAGTTTAATCTAGGAATTCCACTAAGTCGCCCTTTAAAACCTAACATtcaatatatttacaatttgaaacttaaatatGCAACCCTCTTCACGTATCTCACTCTAAAGCCCTTCATTAAGCGAGGGGGTGCGGGAATCCAACATAGATTTCATCTCCTACCTTCACCTTTATCCAAGTCATTTCGCAAAAATTATATCCttcgttaaaaaaaaaaaacagttttgaCTTCTGAGCCACACAAATAGGTTCCAACACCAGGCATTTGAGACAATCAAATTGCATTACGTATTCATTCTTTGCCATCAGCACACCATTATTATAAACAACAATGGCATGGGTAATCTTAACTCTCCACCACCACTAAACAATCAAAGTTATTAGGCAGTATAAAAAAACAAGTGGGCAATAGGgagtagaaaaattaaataaatgaaaaggtaTGAGATGCCTTTAACCTTTTGACCGAACAACAGGGATTTTAGGTAAGGATGTGGACACCAACTTGCATCCATCTTTTTcctaaaccaaaaagaaaaatgcaagACAACTCATAATTGTAGAAATTCCAGCAGTTAGCATTATAACTTACGTCTCAAtaactgtttttttttctttttcacatcaGATAACGGAGAATCAAACTGAAATGACAGCTTTTAACATGGAAGCTTTGAGGGTTAATGCGTTTCTGGATAATCATGTTATTTCATCATTTACAAGGGaaaaaaatgcatataaatGTCTGCTGATTCAATGTTCACTCATAttggataatattttttttcttttcagaagAAGGTTGTCAAGGTATTACTTCGGCAAAGCTAGACTATTTGCATACACTGCAGATGTTAGTGGCATTGAGGATCTAAAGAGCATCACGATGCTAAGGATGAAATATTCAAAATTGAAGATCAAAGAGATGCAGCTTTATACACCTTATCTATATAGAGATGGAGCTTTATGTACTGCACTTGAGCTTCACCTTCACCTTGCATTGGTCTGGCAATATAATCAGAGATACCATCTGCCATCTGATAGTGTACATTTGTTAAAGTTAACTAATAAAATACAAGAGTGTTGGATATGCACTAGCAGATTTGACACCGAAAACTTTGTGATGGTAAGAATTAAGATGTACCTTTCTTCTAGGACACAATCGGCATGCTTTCCTGCCTGCTAAATCCATTGCTTCAGGCCGAAAATTGAATGGTGTCATCCCTGAAGCATGATACAACTAATGATAGGTATTGCTTTTTTCTGTTTATCAAAGAATCCATCTAAGAGCTTGCATTGCAAAACTGTGAAACAGGTTAGTTCATATTCCAGAGAGCATTGTTTCTAATAATCAGAGTAAGCAGTTTCACATTGATGTTCAAAGAAACCTGGATACCAATGTTACAACCCTTGGTTAATCTAAAACTAGGACAAATACACATTGTTGCTACGCTTGAAAACCGACAAAAAGGGAATGGACATAACAATTCGTAACATCAAACCAAGCAAAATACTATCGATTTGGTCCTAATGTAACAATTATGGCCTCCAAAAGAATTACCATTTAACCTAACCATACAAAATCAGAGGTAAGATGTGCTGTCCACAATCAACATGAAGTAAAAACCTATtacaaccttttctttttggtgaGTGATTCCCAATCATTAGATATGATGAGTTCATCATCCTCATCATCAACATCAAGCTTTTCAAGTTGGTTTTGATTTCTACTACTTTCATCAGGAAGACCTGAATGATCTGGAATACTGCCTTTGGAAACCTCAGacagttttcttttcttcccaGTAACATTTTCAGCCGACTCAGAAGTTTCCTGAATTTCAACATCCCTCTCACCCTCCTGAATCTCCTCCGTTGACAAAGCACTGGATGTACTTTCACCATTCCCAATAGGCTTATTACTGTTCTTATCCACAGGAGCTTCAACCCGTCCAGAGAGAAGCATTCCATCAGGTTCCTTCTCCTCATCAAATTCTTCCCTGTGAGCATGAagagtatttttttaaagaaaaattggtcttcagatttgaggacaaatGTCCCAAACTCAGGAAAACAATAGATGCAACTTCAATAGACATTAAAAGCATCATTTAGGCATTTCCAAGCTGATTGTATTGCAATCACAAAAAGAAAACTAGAAGAGGCATTCAGAAATGAAGTCTATATCAAATCACAACTTTGGGATCAGCCCTTACCCttcataattgaataataataataagatgtcTAGCCTAATCATATAATTAGACTAAAAAGGATTTTGGTTTAGCTAAATAAGTTAGAcaaataattttcatgttttagcCATGAGTATGGTACAAATGCCAGGAGAAGATGTAACAATTATGCACACAAGTAATACCAAACAAGAACACAGGcgataaatgaaaaattaatttgatgaagCCAGTCCAACATTCAACACATATTCTTAAAAAGGCTTCcacaaaaataatagaaaatggattttaattttttacattaagGTTATCAACATAAAGACAAACCTATGCTTGATATTGATCCTGCATGAGAACTCCTGTTGTAGATCCTCTACGGTAAGTACAGTCCCACTAATAACTGGAGAAGGCAGCTCTGATAAGGCCTGTTAAGTGAAATAATTCAGAGAGCTAAAGTGCAAAAGAAAAATTCCTGTACTTTCCAGACCCACGTTTtgcaaaaaggaaaacaaattcatattaatagtttttatgtttttggagcAAGGGAAGAAGAATTTTACTTTCTCAAGGTTTGCAGCATAAATTGCTACCATATCCTCTTCAAGATCTTCACCAACTTCATAAATAATACTTGCTCCCGACATAATTACTGGAAAATTCATGCCAAGTTTGgctttaacaatcttttcaacAAAATCCCTCAACTTAGAATGATGAGTGTTAACCTCAAGCGATAGTGGTGTCTGTTTATAAGATATTAACCGTGAGCAAGTAAGAGTTCAAACATACAAAAAGAAATCATTCAGATACGTGTTTTAGATATACCTCTGAACAAACATAGCAAGACTTGTTAGGTTCGTAGGGTTCTACAGGCATTAGAAGCAACTTTTTTGAAGGATGTTCCAGACAATATGTCATCCTACATTGGCATCCAAATCAGGTTAAGACCACACAATTatcataaaaagaaatttgCATTAGGAAGCATGGGATAAGAACTATAATTCCTGGCAATAACAAGACTGCTATAGATTACATCAAACTAAAACGAACAGGAAAACCTGTGCTCAATACTTGAGATGAACTGAACTAGATAGTTACTTCGTATTTAAATGcctaaaaaactcaaaaagaaaacaaattcaaTGAAGAATTACTGAACTAAACCTGTAATTGTTGCTATccttttttaaaactttaattgcTTCAATCACGATTAATCCAGCTATGATAGCATTTGTCGTTGCCACAGCATGCACAATATTACCGGCTATTCCTTTAGCTTCAAAAAGACTATGTAAAGGAATCCCAAAAGAAGAAGCCCTAATATTTGCAGCAGCAGTAACAAATTCCACAGCCAACTGATCATCCTTATCAAAAGTCAGGTTCCCAATTTCCTGtcaaatggtaaaataaatCAGTATACCTTGGTCAGAACTAACAACCAATCAAGTTTTCAAAAGCAACAGATTAACATTGACCTTTTGTCTCTTCGAGAAAAATAATCTCAAAGACTCGTAGAAAACTCTTGAATTCTCAGCAAGGCTCCATACATCTTGAGGATTCTTCAAGCCCAGAGATGCCATGGCAGAGACATCTTCTGTTGTACTACCTTTTTCtgtttttccattctctttagTTAGTTTATCAGGAAAGACATCCTTACTATATATAGCACACGGTTTGTTACGGTTTTTCCAAGTTTCTTCATTAGACAATGCCACTTCTATGTTATGACCAAATACATGATCATATATTCTTCTTCCATATTGTTCTATATCTTCGCCCTTTCTACATTCAAATACATCCTCAGAATGTTCAGACAAGTTTGTAGCATCACTAGAGCGcacattcaaatcattttcCAGATTCTTGTCCCCAAACAACTTTGCAAAAAGGAGGTCCTTTGCCCACACAATACAATGAACAAactacaattcaaaatttttttattagaaccTGTCATTAACAGTTTTCCTGGTAACAACTAGATTTAATCATCATAATAGTAGTTAGTGACTACTGGTTACTATGATAGAACCAAATGAACTCCCACCCTAAACCCATcccaaagaaaaacaaacaataatTACCTTTGAGGGAGTGCTCGTAATTGTACAGACAGGATAAGTCTTTGGGGCAGGTTTTGCCTGACACTCATAGCACTCCGTTTTCCCCTTCAAATGTACAGTAACCTGCACCAAGGAGAGTTATCGTTATACAATACTGTCAtcattaaaacatcaaaaacacACAGATTAAAAGCATTAAACGTAATGCCAAAGccaagggaaaaaaaaggagtATCAACATATAGCATTTATAGATAGAAAGAAGTTGATAACCGAAAGAAAATACAAAACTCGTTTTTCAAGTCAAATAACCAACAGATTTGGTAGTCAAACACAGGCAGGAGTTCAGAACCTAAAGCAAACATAAGATTATGTTACTAAACAAGTAGAGAAAGCAAAATAATACACACACTTGATGAACTAGAAGTAAAGGTACACtttgatatttattaaataaaatttaattgcttAATACTCTTTCTTTCACTATTGAAAAAAACAGCTTTTCCGCcaatggaagaaaaaaagaacttttCAACCATATTTTAGAGGTACCTCTCTGCATAGATAACATTAGCATAGGACCTATTTGCAATAATGTTTTATGAAGCCTTCAATAGAAGGTACCGAGGGAAACAAACTCGGTGCAAATAGAAACTATGATGCTGCTCGTATATAGGATAAAACAGATCACCTGTTCTAGGATTGAGTTCCTTCAATAAGTAACTATTTGCATAAAATAGCGGAACTTTAGATTATAGGTTATATAGCATGTAAACCAAAGCAAATTGTGTGAATTTGTAGTTGCACAATGAAAAATTAGATGAAAGCATGAATATGAGCAACCTCGACAGGCAACCTAGGTAAGATAAGAATGGGAACATATATAAATGCTAGACATGAAAAAACCTAAATTACCTGTCCCAAGAACCCTGTGGTCCCACTTTCAACCAGTGGGACATCAGCTGCCAAGCAAAGACGGTTTACATGGCGCCTTGCATCTAAGTTATCAAGCCCATTCAGAACAACATCAAACTCTTTATAGAAATCAACATTAAAGCGAGACTCCTTAACATTTGCATGGTATGGTGTAATGCTTATGTTGGGCCTGAATCTTAAGACCGCATCTCGAGCAACCTGATAAGAAAACATTGATGAAATACAAGTCATCGAATTATAACTACCAATGcaagaaaacaaggaaaaatgCTTGAGGATGTGCTTGCCTTGGCCTTAGACTGCCCAACATGGGATTGTCGAAACAAAAATTGTCTATTCAGGTTGCTGACTTCAATAGTGTCCATGTCAATCTACAAGCATATGTATTTAATTGCATGAACAAAAAATtccagaaaaggaaaaagaaaatactgGTTCAAACCCACATCATTGACTTGACCTCAAAGCACTTGGTGAATAACATAACAAATGAAACAAACAGTTTTACAGCCACAAAAATACAAGGTCAAATGCTAACACCTGAGCGCAAGCTCCAGTTATACAAAGATTTAAAacgaaaagaagaaaaagtatGTATAAcccgaaaaagaaaaaccctacTCGTCACTAAACAATGCGGAAAGTGAAAacagagaaattaaaaaaaaaaaaacattttttaagaaattaaagaaaaagtcaATTGACTTACTATATGAATATCTTGAAACCCAGAAAGAGCGAGAGTCTTGAGAAGCTCACAACCAATACCTCCTGCCCCTACCATAAGTACTTTCGCcccctataatttattttttttgaaaaaaaaacagttaaatTATAGTTAACCTAAAAGCCTTTatattgcttttcttttttggaatACATTAATTTCGTACCTTAATGGCGGATATTTGTTCTTCAGAAGCCATTTGGGAAGTCAAGCCAGAGGGAAAGCAAGAAGAAAGATTCAGAAGAGAGAAGCAACGAAGAGTGAAATAAAAGCcaatctttcttcttttttttatttttcaccctTCTTATATATAAgggggagagagagagatgagTATGACAAGGAAGTTTTCGGCATTATCTGGGGCTTATGGGAATCGAACACGAGACGTGAAGAAACGGTTCAGGCCCTCAGGAAACTAAATGGCCGCCATTAGGAAAGTTCCTCTAAACTActggaaataaaagaaagttcCTCTAAAGTACAGGAAATAAACGGTTCAGGCCCATTTTTTACTGTTGCCCTCTTTTTTGCTGTATGTTAATGGGATTGTTTTgtcataataattataattataattatcaaataaatattcaagtcaaatcaattgaatcaaattaaacatgcctGAATTCGGTGCaaatgaataaatcatttaaatcttGTCGCTTCAATGGTTAATCAATCGATTGGTGAaaggaattaattttttagggaTAATTCAAGAATCACTTTTTAGGGTTTGTTTAATAgtggtaaaataatatttttaacttgaaaaatttttggaagaaaaattgtgtcaaataaattgtcacttttagtgtttaattatttttcaccCTTCCAATAAatagtattttcttttttgtatttaactacaaatgtgttaaaattattaattaaaatgaaaaatttaaaataatacaaatgtgttaatatccaattataaacatttaatggttatacttaaatatttaaaatatagttcatatattctaattaaattttataaataattaatatttattgcttaaaaatatttaaattttatatttcatatattaaaatattaacaacaagttataataaattattttttatattcttgttaaaatataataatattaactaatttgaaatggacattttatttcttaaaaatactttttgacaCTAATGTTAAACACTCAAATcttaaaccaaatttttcaaaagcacttctccaCGAGACTTTTtaaaacacttttcaaaagtattgcTAAACTAGCATTTAAtgtgttacatttattttaaaatgtcaaattttagcatctgaattttaaattatttatcaatgtGATATATTCTTATAAcaacgttaaaattttaagaatggAAGAAGAAACTATTGTTGATTCTTATGTTTGTTTATGTGAGAATTCTAATGAAGCATTTTGTCTTTGATCAATATTTTTTGAGGTAAAATTGGTTCACAATGTTCTTCAATCTCTGTCAAAAAGTTCTTTATAAAAGTCACTATAACTCaaaatgttaaagattttaTCACTCTCAAACTTAACGAGCTTATAAGTTCACTTGGAGcttttgaaatgaatttaaaataatcaacaatgaagaagatgaaagctAAATGGAACATTGCATTCAATGTTCAAATTGTTATTACAACACTAGATTAGACAATTGCCTCTATTATTGAACTTAGAGAGAAACTAGTCTTATTTACCAAGGATTTtaacaaaatgcaaaatattttcaaagaataaagaaactgtaacacccttaacttgAATCCGTTGTCGGAACAGGGTCacgaagcattaccagagtttacagaacaaatagacagaaatttcaaacatttcatatcatatagcattcatgtcaaaaaccattaaaatcatacatattgtcccttacacaagccctcaaggcccaaattaagcattagaaacaaatcggggcCATATCggaaacttagagaatttttcagaaaatatcaattttttttaaaggtgcaggggacacacgctcgtgtggctaggccgtgtgtctcacacgcccaagagacatgcccgtgtcttagcccgtgtgggcattcaaaatagggacacacggccgtgtcttaGCCCGTGTCCAAACTTATGAGCTCTCTGACTAGTGTCAcatggccaaaccacacgctcgtgtgccaggccgtgtgaataTACTGATTTGTACTCTTTAAAAGacacaggggacacacggccgtatcACCTGGCTGTgcgtcacacacggctgagacacacgcccgtctCACTACCTATGTGGATGGAAATAGACTATTTTATAAGTCATTTTTCTCTCCCAACAAGGCTTGTACCTATAGTTATCATCATACATACAAACAAGCCATATTATGCCAtccaaaacaagtaaaaatcaagccttaaatatataatatcttaaCATATTCAAATGACAGA harbors:
- the LOC105762881 gene encoding SUMO-activating enzyme subunit 2 → MASEEQISAIKGAKVLMVGAGGIGCELLKTLALSGFQDIHIIDMDTIEVSNLNRQFLFRQSHVGQSKAKVARDAVLRFRPNISITPYHANVKESRFNVDFYKEFDVVLNGLDNLDARRHVNRLCLAADVPLVESGTTGFLGQVTVHLKGKTECYECQAKPAPKTYPVCTITSTPSKFVHCIVWAKDLLFAKLFGDKNLENDLNVRSSDATNLSEHSEDVFECRKGEDIEQYGRRIYDHVFGHNIEVALSNEETWKNRNKPCAIYSKDVFPDKLTKENGKTEKGSTTEDVSAMASLGLKNPQDVWSLAENSRVFYESLRLFFSKRQKEIGNLTFDKDDQLAVEFVTAAANIRASSFGIPLHSLFEAKGIAGNIVHAVATTNAIIAGLIVIEAIKVLKKDSNNYRMTYCLEHPSKKLLLMPVEPYEPNKSCYVCSETPLSLEVNTHHSKLRDFVEKIVKAKLGMNFPVIMSGASIIYEVGEDLEEDMVAIYAANLEKALSELPSPVISGTVLTVEDLQQEFSCRINIKHREEFDEEKEPDGMLLSGRVEAPVDKNSNKPIGNGESTSSALSTEEIQEGERDVEIQETSESAENVTGKKRKLSEVSKGSIPDHSGLPDESSRNQNQLEKLDVDDEDDELIISNDWESLTKKKRL